The Salvelinus namaycush isolate Seneca chromosome 38, SaNama_1.0, whole genome shotgun sequence genome includes a window with the following:
- the LOC120032123 gene encoding ankyrin repeat domain-containing protein 16-like, with translation MDDENALKYLIKLTQDGELCTLKKELSGNIVAHFVNKKHFGKSGDTLLHYAARHGHLDIVQFLVKEIGMDIELYNTDYKRALHEAASMGQRECLSYLLNEGAKVDCLKKADWTPLMMACTRRNLGVIQELLSHEADPTLKNKDGWNSFHIACREGDPAVIQHLLLAKPEVWRTESKTLRTPLHTAAMHGCEEVVSILVQRCGYVPDGRDSCGVTPFMDAVRNGHISVAKLLLEKHQASPTAADILGAQPVHQVAVTAQEEALEFLVRDLGVDVNQTATDMQLTSLHYAAKEGHTSTIKTLLTLGADLHVRDKKGRTALHMACIGQHAEAVRTLLQLGLVDMVDASGTTAQQLAKKTDVLRVFECDLT, from the exons ATGGATGATGAGAACGCATTGAAATATTTAATCAAGCTTACCCAGGATGGCGAATTGTGCACACTTAAAAAGGAACTTAGTGGCAACATTGTTGCACATTTTGTCAACAAAAAACATTTCGGGAAATCGGGTGATACATTGTTGCATTATGCCGCCCGTCATGGCCACTTGGACATTGTGCAATTTTTAGTAAAAGAGATTGGGATGGACATAGAGCTGTACAATACCGACTACAAAAGAGCTCTGCATGAAGCTGCGTCCATGGGACAGCGGGAGTGTTTGAGCTATCTGCTCAATGAAGGAGCCAAAGTAGACTGCTTAAAAAAGGCTGATTG GACCCCTCTGATGATGGCCTGCACCCGGAGGAACCTGGGTGTGATCCAGGAACTGCTGTCCCATGAGGCCGACCCCACGCTGAAGAACAAGGACGGCTGGAACTCCTTCCACATCGCCTGCAGGGAGGGAGACCCAGCGGTcatacagcacctcctactggccAAACCTGAAGTCTGGAGGACAGAGAGCAAGACGCTGAGGACTCCTCTGCACACTGCAG CGATGCACGGCTGTGAAGAAGTGGTCAGCATCTTGGTACAGAG GTGTGGTTATGTTCCCGATGGCAGGGACAGCTGTGGGGTCACTCCATTTATGGACGCAGTGAGGAATGGACACATATCTGTGGCCAAGCTACTGCTGGAGAAGCACCAG GCCTCTCCGACTGCAGCAGACATCCTGGGGGCCCAGCCAGTGCACCAGGTTGCTGTCACAGCCCAGGAAGAGGCGCTAGAGTTCCTAGTGAGGGACCTCGGAGTGGACGTGAACCAGACAGCCACTGACATGCAGCTCACTTCCCTGCACTACGCTGCCAAG GAGGGCCACACAAGCACAATCAAAACACTCCTCACATTAGGAGCAGATCTTCACGTCAGGGACAAAAAGGGAAGAACAG CTCTTCATATGGCGTGCATAGGGCAGCATGCAGAAGCGGTCAGGACACTCCTACAGCTGGGGCTAGTAGACATGGTGGATGCCTCGGGCACCACTGCTCAACAGCTTGCCAAAAAAACAGATGTGCTCAGAGTGTTTGAATGTGATTTGACATAA